The following coding sequences lie in one Pseudomonadota bacterium genomic window:
- a CDS encoding PTS sugar transporter subunit IIA: MRLSRILAPERVDLNLRASDKQGVLRDLAALLALGGCGCDEQTIFQVLFEREVLASTGVGDGVAIPHGRHDRISQVRAAVGICRPGVPFDSIDGSPVRILVAVVAAEDKAPLLLKSLAHVSRVLRDADLRARLLNAGSCSMAFALLTRQEQRFVSIPPPPSRAG; this comes from the coding sequence ATGCGGTTGTCGAGAATCCTAGCCCCCGAGCGGGTCGATCTAAACTTGCGGGCCTCGGATAAGCAGGGCGTGCTCCGTGACCTTGCGGCGTTGCTTGCCTTGGGAGGCTGCGGTTGCGACGAGCAGACCATCTTTCAGGTGTTGTTTGAACGCGAAGTGCTTGCAAGCACGGGTGTGGGCGACGGTGTGGCGATCCCGCACGGCCGCCACGATCGAATCTCGCAGGTTCGGGCGGCGGTCGGGATCTGCAGGCCCGGCGTGCCCTTCGATTCGATCGACGGCTCGCCTGTACGGATCCTCGTGGCTGTGGTTGCGGCTGAAGACAAGGCACCCCTGTTGCTCAAATCGCTGGCCCACGTCTCCCGTGTGCTGCGGGACGCGGATCTGCGCGCGCGGCTGTTGAACGCCGGCAGCTGCAGCATGGCGTTCGCGCTCCTGACGCGGCAGGAACAACGTTTCGTGAGCATCCCGCCGCCGCCGTCGCGAGCGGGGTGA